Proteins encoded within one genomic window of Gaiellales bacterium:
- the ruvC gene encoding crossover junction endodeoxyribonuclease RuvC — translation MILLGIDPGTAETGYGVITVQGSRLEAVDHGVIATSAREPLEQRLVHIFAEVTDLIARHGPASCALEDLFVGGNPRTILSVGHARGAVLTACGRAGIPATGYPPAEVKMTVCGFGRAEKSQVQRMVTASLRLDRPPASEHAADALAVAVCHAHSSRTNAALKAAAG, via the coding sequence ATGATCCTGCTGGGAATCGATCCCGGCACCGCCGAGACGGGGTACGGCGTCATCACGGTGCAGGGCAGCCGGTTGGAGGCCGTGGACCACGGCGTCATCGCCACGTCCGCGCGCGAGCCGCTGGAGCAGCGCCTCGTGCACATCTTCGCCGAGGTGACGGACCTCATCGCGCGGCACGGGCCGGCATCGTGCGCCCTCGAAGACCTGTTCGTCGGCGGCAACCCGCGCACGATCCTCTCGGTCGGCCATGCCCGCGGCGCCGTCCTCACCGCCTGCGGGCGCGCGGGGATCCCGGCGACGGGCTATCCGCCCGCCGAGGTGAAGATGACGGTCTGCGGCTTCGGCCGCGCCGAGAAGTCGCAGGTGCAGCGGATGGTGACGGCGTCGCTGCGGCTCGACCGCCCGCCCGCCTCCGAGCACGCCGCCGACGCGCTCGCCGTCGCCGTATGCCACGCGCACTCCTCGCGCACGAATGCCGCGCTCAAGGCGGCGGCGGGATGA